aaatattagctcattgattacCTAAAGTTTAAGTAATAACAAATTGCATATGTCCACGAATTATAATGCGAGAAGATAAATTATGATAGTAAGTAATCTAATCCGTAGTCCGTAGAATCATATTGAGCAAATAATTCCTTTAAGGGACTATTATATCGTCTATAAGTCCAATTGAGAAGATAAGTTTGTTGTGACTTTCAAAGCAGGATTGacttagaaatagaaaaatagatgTAATTGTCTGAACTAACAATGCAATAGATAAAACCTAAGTTGAATTTATCCTAGAttcgtttatggattttttttcacttgtgacattcattaTGTGAATTACCTAAATCATGAGTAAGTGAATAGTCATATGTGTGTAACTCATGtactttgatatattaaaaatatgtactCTCATGATAGtgagttgaaagttgatatgttGACAACATGACTTGTGCATGGCATGATTTTACTCATAATAGAGGAATAAtaagtcaattttaaaagagtaaatgatattctctcaatgatattatatgtaatgatcattttcattgcaaaaGAAATAATGGTAACCGTAATATAAAATTGATCGAATTAGGTGAACGAATTTAACTTAGAGGGATAGTGGATATCCTATGAGAGTAACACATATGATAAGATCATTAGACTagaacttaatatatataactttcaGAATGGTATACAGTGTAGAGAtcaatcatgatacttttaGTGGATTGACTCTACGactaaataattttgtaattaataaacaaaagtcaaaacataattacaaattatttaagtcataattatatatgttgatTAATACCTTTGCTAGCTCATTATAACTAAACGGATTGCATAATAagaacaaattatattaattgatttaacgACATATGAGAAATAGATTGCATAAATGGTTATTCGTAGTAAATGTACTTTCTCGAAAAGGTAAGAGATTACTtggtattaatttaatttctttggaTTATTActtaattgtataaataaattaaataattgagtcgaaaataagaattaaattaaatagttcacaattattttttcaaacaattaaattaatttacacatagatttaaatatagtaaAGCCGTCATACTTCTGATGAAATTAAAGAGACGTGAgcacatatttaattttggaagaatattttattgttgAGTTGAATACTTATATAagcttggtttttttttatttaattcaagaGAAGTGAGCACATATAATTAAACCGAACATGGACCGGCTCAACTAGTCCATCAAGGTTAGAATGTCTAGGcacatattttatgtattacaaatatatacaagtataacTCGTGCAACACTCCTCTAAATAAATCCTATATATGTTGAAAAATGTACACATAACATACCAAGGGAACACTCTATCAAAAATTAGTGGAAATTTATTTGAGTACTcaaataaattctattattattggggttttattctaaatttgtgaTATTATAATTGCAATTATAGGGTAATACCTAGGAGCTACCGGTAGTCCTAATTGGAATTGAATTCCtctaaaataattcattttatgtattTCAAATACAAGTATAACTCTTGCAAATACTTTTCTATATAAATCATATGTGTCGAGAAATATACGTAcaatatactaataaattatatttttcttgagtttttattttgaatttgtgaGATTATAATTGCATTCATCTAgcaattataattcaaatttagaagTTATTTTTTGGTTCTAGGATCCCCAAATAGAAGAAATTGACTTACCTTTCGTTGTTTGGGTTTTTGAGTTAGAGAATGACAGAAAATATCATCTGGCTGAAAGCTGGAATGGATTAAACTCTAGTTTAGATCAATTAACAAATTTGGGTACCTTTCCAAAGCCATTTGTGATTTCAATCTCTCGTCGAGCCTAAAAACAGAAGTATTTAACTTGATCAGatatattactataaatatcacgaTAAAGATTGGCCttaaaaaaaggttttaaattttggctACGTCTTCTAAACGATTTTCAAACACAGGAAAAAGGGATAGTGTTTACGACATACCTACGTTACAGTCCTTGTAATTGTGGCGACATGCATAACGTCTGAACCATACATAGATAGTTATATTAGTCACTTGAATCAATCACAGGGTGAATCTTTTTTTGTGGAATTAGGTAAATGGTTTATGCCATTTTTCCATTGAATGAATAAACATATACGTATTGTCCAATTACATTGGTtgacatattattttatgtcaatttttaCTGCACTtgacaaaattttcttcttctagtTGTCTAACATATAAATGGTTGAAACACTAAATCCTAAacgaaatgaataaaaatggaTTGTGGGaggtttttatgtttatttaatccaaattcatatatacattCAATGGTCAGAAAAAAAAGGGtaatacaacaaaataaaaaaaatatcattcctGATCTGCTTGGTGCATCGAATCTTCTTCTGTTATCTGGGCAAATCCAGGATCAACCATTACATCTGCAAAGTCATGACCGAAAAGTACAATAGCTAGGGCATCTTCAGCAAGAACGCCTTTGCCTCGTCCTACACCCCAGCCTCGGCCTTTACCTCAAGTCTGATGTCTATCTCAACCGCGACCATTTTGCCCAACCCTAAAACTTTTGTTGACGAATACACTTATGCCACGACACAGTTATAGATTCCTCCCTCCAACTTGACCTCGAGCGGTATTTTGGGTGCATGCTTCCACGTTCCTCCTCCGATGTTCAAAAACTGAATGATTGATCCAAATTTATGGAGCTTATCTAAACGGATACATGTGCGGTTTACTGTTGACCCTAAACCATTTCATATATATCTCGAAAACTGCAAAATAGTCATTCTCGATCAATGAACTTTGTGGCCTATGTTGGAGATGATTACTCCAATGTGTCACGTGTCGTACAAATTTAACGGTCCAATTGCGCTTCTAAACCAAATACAAATTTATAGGATGATAGTAATCCATGTTCTCTAGATCTGCTAAAATTTCTTGGACTATCCCAAACTGTTGTAATACCCAACACAACTAATGTCACTCGAAGCAAGAAAAGCATATAAGGGATGTGTGTACACAGCAAAAGCATATAATATAGTTGCAATCTCTCCCACTTGGTGCGCTATCTACAAAAACTAcagaaatagaagaaaaaaatattaaatttaaattccatttaatattatattaattaaactaaacaaactCCACCACATAAAAacaatttaccaaattattgGATTCCCTATTAATTACTCCTTGTATCGATTGGTGTGTTGTATGATCAAAATGCTTAAATCAcctaataaattacaaaatatcagtataaataaaacacataaaaataatgGGTTTTTGAAGTAGTGATTCTACTTTTACCTTCTAGCTGGAAAAAACCTAAGAGAGAACAGAAGTTGATATCATCTACACAACTGTAAAATCACAAGGAAACTATTCACTTTCTCGTTCCCCACTTTACATCCCTTGTACAACGCCTTGTATAGGGGCAAGCCAAAATGACAAATTCTCAACTTTATGTACCAACCATTCGAAAATTTGATAACGGGAGGTATATGGTATaaactaagggtgggtttggatgggcgattagGTGCAGTGcagtgcgtttagtttacttttagTCTCACACTACAGtgtcgctacagtatctaatctcaccgccactgttgtttttacactaaccgcaggtaaacgcaccgcccatcctaACTCACCCTAAATTGCCAAACTTTTCTAAGATCAACACACCTCTAATTGAACATAGAACacaatttgttttgattttctatCAAAATCTAACAAGTTTGAttgcatatttatatgtttaaaaattaaagttgtgTTTGAGTTTTTAAGTGAAACTCGACACCAATGAATGTCaactttaatttatattttcattaatatttaatcaaaactTAAACACTTGTGGATGTCTAGTTTAAAGTTTAGCTTTATCCACAATCAtttcagaattaaattaaattatttccatttaattttcaaatattacaCCATGAAAACACTTACAAGTATCGAAGTACAATAATCATATCATAATAATTACCATGATTTCAAAAGCGCGCAGAATACAATAATCATACCATAATAATTACCATGATTTCAAAAGCGCgcaaaaaatttaaagacattGATATGCGCTTTAAACTCAAACATCCATAGGTGTCAGGTTCCCTCtccaaaaacaatttaatagaAAACTCAACCCCACCTCaatcatatttgaatttaatttaattttttatttttattttgaaacaattaagatcacatttttttaattgttttaattttgcattttgaagGAAATAAGATCAAATTTTTTGAGCTTAAGActtaaaacttaatatatatatatatatatatatatatatatattatttacatagttttttataaaacttaatatatttatctttttatttacaTAGTTTTTTATTGAAGCAAAAAActcaatatatgtatatatatcaggggtattttagtaatattGCAAGGTAAGACGAGTGGATTTACCTCAAACCCGAGCCCAACccgattatatatatattttaattccaccCAACTCAACCCGCCCCGTTCCAAACCCAATTTCTAAAAAGAATGCAACTCTTAACGAATTGGGCCGGATTCGGGTTTTGTCTTTCTCATCCCTAAATACATCTAGACTATACTTGACTGGCCAAATCAGAATTTTGGACTTTTGACAATGTTGAAACAATGAATTATCCCAAAAGGATTCAGGCAATGCTGAACACGGTTAACATGATGCAGCACGAAAAAGAAATCACAACGAAAACACCACATGACACAGCAGATACACAAACATTAGTAAAATCTATACAGTACAAATACTAACCaatcaaaagttatataaatataacataactTATTGAAAAATACAAGAACAAGATAAGAAGACACGAAATGGCAGGAcaaaattatgagtttttaagGCAATCAAGGTTCCTAATATAACAAAGAGTACGATCCACAAAAGAGACAAAAAATATAATGGCCACAAAGATGATATTAGGCAATCAAAATGTGAATACCACGAATACATTTTAGAACCGGTCAAACAGGAATGTGTATAGGTCTATGTGGCCTGGATACTTCATGTTCCTAAAGTACCCACGTATGGCATTTGTGTTTGGTTGAACATGGTTATTAGTGTACCATCCTTCAAATATATCGAAAATTTTACCATACCGGTCACGTATTCAGTATCCGACATGAGTAACACATGTCTAGGCAACTACAAACTAGAGTCGAACTTGCTGATTTTGGGATTTGTTGCCTCATTCTTGCCCCCTGCTGGTTTTCCTTTTCTTAACATACATGGTTATATAAATAAGGTCCgacaaatatattgaaaaactTACCCATATCAGAACACATAATCAGCAGCAGGCACTCACCCTGAATCTGAGTAACATAGATCTAGACAACTATGAACTACAAAGTTAAACTTGCTGATACGGGATCAATTGTTTCACTCTTGTCCCCgcttgtttttctcttcttaGCCTGCTGGTACAAATCCAACAAACCTGGAATTTTGTCCTTGTTCTTAGTTATATATTGCTCCAAAAATTTATGTTCAGACCATGTCATAATCCAAACAATCTTCTTATCTTCTTTGATAAGTTTCATCGACTCCAaaaccttcaaaaccttatacCTGGGGACAATCCGTTTATCAGCCGAATGCAGAAGCAATTTCGGGTACGATTTAATTGTTTGCGCATCCAACTTCATTGTATTCACATAAAAATCCATCAAAAACCGGAGTTTCCTTTCGGAACAAGCTAAACAAAGAGGGTCTTTCCTTAAAGTAATAGAAATTTCCTCTTTACTCCATCCTAGGCTCATAAATGCTTCAACTTTTTTCTTCCAATTAGCGTTGCTAACTGAACAAATAACCCTAAGAGCATGTATAAACCTAGGTTCTGCCGGCTCGAGACCGATTTCTTTAATGGTTTTAATGGCGTAAACCATTCGAGCATGGCTTTGCAAAATGACCCTAGGTTGTAATACTAACAATCTCGATATTCTACTAGCAGCAACTCCTTCACTAATCATCAACTCAACATTTGGTCGCACAATGGAATTCAGATTCAAAGTCAACAACCATGAAGATGATCGTCTAATAGCTACCGGGATTTCATCAGCTTTCAAAAATTGGGATAAAAACTCTAAAGTTGGCTTAATCTGAGCACCCAAGCTTCGAGAAAGAATCGAAGGATTCGATAGAATGAATTCAGGCAAAAGCTTACCTTTAATACCCTTTTCGATTAGATACTCGAGCCTGGGCTTAAACTTTGAGTTAAATCTGGAATGCACGATTTCGGGGCATTTTTCGACCAATGTGGCGATTTGGGTAGTGTTGAATCCGTAAGATTCCAAATTTTTGAAGAGGGATAAGGATTCAGGGGCGGCGTCACGGGGTATTATGAGGCGTTTGGAGAGTGGAAGAGCGGAGCTTGAAGAGGGCGGCTTTGAAATAGAAGAAAGGGTTGGGTGGGAATGAAGGAAGCGTTTTTGGTTGAGTGAAAGCAGATTTCTGAGAAGGATTTTCGCCATCCTTGGGAATATTGGTTCAGCGTTTAAGCAGCTGAAGAAGCAGCCCACTTACCGCAGGGCTTCAGCTCactcactatttacagcaaatggAAATCAAGGGTTTTTACAAGGGTTAATTTCTGATATTAGTCCCTCTACTCTGcactttaatttatcaattttaacatGCTATTTTAATactgaaatttgaaatttcaatcgtAATCCAAACCGtagtaattaattttgtttggttaaaatttattattagtaaTGTATTATGTGTAATATATGTTCTCTAAtagaattattttagtttttataattttcaatttcaaaattttagtcttgataCAAACAAGAATCggtagttaaatttattaactgatttttaaaataatacataaaaataacaatacgACATGAAATTACATGTAATAACATAATCTAACTCAACAAatagcttaaaatataaattcacaaaaaaatttaaatgtggTTTTAGGAAGAAATTATCTTATAGACCTTTCCACCGTATCATTCATAGTCCCATCTAATTAGAAGAAGATACATTATCCTTTTTCCACATCATATGTACATTTGGACTAAACTTCCAAATCAAAATGATATGTTCTCTTCTGATTGGACAAAATCATAGATGATGAAaagaatacataaaataatttcacagTTTGAGTGGTATTCATGCTTGAATTAGGCTGGGATAAACTTCAATTATTAtagtaatttatatatttttaataatttgattggAAATATGAATCTAAGAGAATTGAAAATTGTCTTTTACTtggtttataattatttttaaaaaataaagcaaatacttaaaagaaaataataaaagcaggTGAATTTGACATCAATTCTAGTAACCATGATTTTCTCCAAATTCGGTCTGAATTGAGTCATTTTCATCGCTACTATTCAAGGATATTTAAACTCGttcatattatttaagaaattaaaggttaattttgtatatCTGTCATTAAAgtttttgaatatattatatatgtaattttatattactttagctacataataaaataaagtaagaatattattttgtataatttttcacattaaatacataataatataagaaaataatatatcataTGACATTAGCTACATAGTAATAATGATAttgtattatataatttttagatgCTTGTGGTAAAAGAATGTCTAGCAATAAAACCACTTGAGTTCAAACTCTCAGGAGAGCAAGTGGAAAATCCTAGTTCAAACTCTCGAGGCAAGTGGAAAATCCCCATCTAGGCAAACTCTTCTTGTAAAAGAATGGGAGAAATGAAATAGTCAATCAAATAATCTAGTCAGGGAGATGATATAGAGACAAATTTCAGGTTTCCATTCGTGAGAACATGAGAACTATTGTTACAAGATAAAAATACAGAAAAATGAATGTTCATGCCAAAGAAAAAACTGAAAGATACATTGGTCGTATCAGATGTATCTCTTTGATccaatttatacatatacaaacaCACTATAACTACAACTACATGTTTCAGTTTATTATTCAGTCAGCAGGCAAAGCAATAATTTCATTTGTGAATTCTAAAACTAAACCCCCTACACCTAACACTACAGCTATCCTCCAAGTAGATAATATTACTACCTTTGGGGACCAATCAGCAGTCCAAATCACCATTGTCATTGCCAACCACTGCCACTGCCACTTTGGGTTCCGGCACTGCCACCCCAACCACCAGGGAAAGCTTCCCTACCTGGAGAGTTTTGAACTTTAGCACCGGGGAAATTACCCAAACCATCTTCCCCTCTTTTGTTACCTGAATCCCGTTTCGGAGTTCCATTGTATGATGAATCCTGCCCCTCATTATGTCCTCTGCTGCTGTTATATGAACCCCTACCACGTCCCCGTCCACCATAGGGCCGTGCTGCACCACTTGGATGCCCATCTCGACTACTGCTATTTCTGTAATCGTTTCGGCCTTATACCAAACAAACCAACTAAACGTTAGACAAAAAGGAGACAAGCAACCCAAAACGAAAATACACTTGAATGTACAAAACGCATACAATAAAAGGACTAGCATTTAGAATGAACTTTTATTCACTActataaacaaatgaaaagttCTTCACCGAAATTAACTAATGAAAAGATCTTCCATTTATGCAAAACAAATGGATCCTTCATTTTCTTGGTTCATATAACTGTATTGTGTCCAAAATTTTCACGTTAGATGTTTCAATACTTACCAGTTCTTGACCCTGGAGTGGAAGATTGCCCCCTGTCGAAAGATTGGCCTCTCCAACTGCCTTCATTGGTTGGACCACCCCAACCACTACCGGTAGATGCCCCAGCAGAGGATCCAGCAGCAGGGCTCCGCATTGGTACCATTGCTGCAACTGATCTTATTGATGGAGCTGACTCATTCTGTGGATCATCGATATGCCTCTGGAAATATGCAACTAGACGATCAATATCCTCAAACATCCTTTTTCTGAACTTGAATCCCTTGGGATATAAACCAACATACTCATGATGCGGATTCGTACTTCGTATATAAGTAAGAATGAAAGTGCCTGGATGTTCATGAGAAATGCCAAAACAATAGACAATCCTCATAGGATACTCTTGTCTCTCGATTGTTAGAAGCTTATCAACCTCTGATTTAGTTCCCTTCCTGAATTTACGATAACTCAGCATTGCCTTCAGATGAGACACAAGGGGATCAACATATCGATCCATTACctgcaatttaaa
This genomic window from Gossypium raimondii isolate GPD5lz chromosome 10, ASM2569854v1, whole genome shotgun sequence contains:
- the LOC105777665 gene encoding uncharacterized protein LOC105777665 encodes the protein MAKILLRNLLSLNQKRFLHSHPTLSSISKPPSSSSALPLSKRLIIPRDAAPESLSLFKNLESYGFNTTQIATLVEKCPEIVHSRFNSKFKPRLEYLIEKGIKGKLLPEFILSNPSILSRSLGAQIKPTLEFLSQFLKADEIPVAIRRSSSWLLTLNLNSIVRPNVELMISEGVAASRISRLLVLQPRVILQSHARMVYAIKTIKEIGLEPAEPRFIHALRVICSVSNANWKKKVEAFMSLGWSKEEISITLRKDPLCLACSERKLRFLMDFYVNTMKLDAQTIKSYPKLLLHSADKRIVPRYKVLKVLESMKLIKEDKKIVWIMTWSEHKFLEQYITKNKDKIPGLLDLYQQAKKRKTSGDKSETIDPVSASLTL